The genomic stretch GTGACACCAGACGTGGCGCCACAGGTTCAAATGTGGTATAGCAAAATTTGTATGTgtcaatgttctctacctatacactgagtgtacaaaacagtaGGAACACCtgccctttccatgacatagactgaccaggtgaatccaggtgaaagttatgatcacttattgatgtcacttgttaaatctacttcaatcagtgtagatgaaggtgacgacacaggttaaagaaggatttttaaggctTGAGAGAATTGAGacgtgttgtgtatgtgtgccattcagagggtgaatgtacAAGACAAAAGatataagtgcctttgaacggggaatggtagtaggtgccaggtgcaccagtttgagtgtatcaagaactccaacgctgctggatttttcactctcaacagtttcccgtgtatatcaagaatgatccaccacccaaaggacatccagccaacttgacacaactgtgggaagcattggagtcaacatgggccagcatccctgtggaacgctttcgacaccttgtagagtccatgccctgtagaattgaggctgttctgagggcaaaagggggtgcaactcaatattaggaaggtgttcctaatgttttgtacactcagtgtatagtactctaaataccccaattaatgttgttaagttcaaaagaatacaagataaaattgctgacaccatccaaaccaatgagggttcagaactttaaagccaattatctttTTGCATATAATCATATTGctccttatagtcccaagctctcgaagTATTAAAAAGCTGTTTAATGTAATTTAGCAATGCAAGTCATTACTCTATTCTTTAGAATTGCATTGTATTAATTGCAGTCATTTCTGTTTCAAATGTCATTTTGAGATATTTCTTTACATCTCAAAATAGGACACCGCCCCTCTAAGACAATTGCATTCCAAAAGAGATACTGACTTGGCtacacagcctggtctcatagactagacctaacatagtaaaagtaaatccgggacattcaaattagtatgatatgttacgtttggtacggTTACATAAGacaaggttacttaaggcaaaaaactaaaggagggtggttggtcagggtggatcagcctggtctcatagattaGCCAAGACGAATGCTAAAGTGTATTTTTTTGTATCTTTCTTTTTGCAGACTATCAACAGTAGTCAGAAATTGATAATATGTTCACTATTGAAGGTTTCTTTTGTAAATCACTTtccctaaaataaataaactcagCGAGTAGATTGATGGGCGCTTCTTTTTGCTCAGGACAGCtcctgtgtacagtcgtggtcaaaggttttgagaatgacacaagtattggtcttcacaaagttcgctgcttcagtgttatgatatatttttgtcagatgttactatggtatactgaagtataattacaagcattccataagtgtcaaaggcttttattgacaattacattaagtttatgcaaagagtcaatataattttcaagacctctgcaatcctggcatgctgtcaattaacttctgggccacatcctgactgatggcagcccattcttgcataatcaatgcttggaatttgtccgaatttgtggggttttgtttgtccacccgcctcttgaggatcgaccacaagttctcaatgggattaaggtctggggagtttcctggccatggacacaaaatgtcgatgttttgttccccgagccacttagttatcacttttgccttatggcaaggtgctccatcatgctggaaaaggcattggtcatcaccaaactgttattggatggttgggagaagttgctctctgaggatgtgttggtaccattcttattcatggctgtgttcttaggcaaaattgtgagtgagcccactcccttggctgagaagcaaccgcACACATGAacggtctcaggatgctttactgttggcatgacacaggactgatggtagcgctcaccttgtcttctccggacaagatgttttccggatgccccaaacaatcggaaaggggattcatcagagaaaatgactacTCCAGTCCTCAgctgtccaatccctgtaccttttgcagaatatcagtctgtccctgatgtttttcctggagagaagtggcttctttgctgcccttcttgacaccaggccatcctccaaaagtcttcgcctcactgtgcgtgcagatgcactcacacctgcttgctgccattcctgagcaagctctgcactggtggtgcaccgatcccacagctgaatcaactttaggagacagtcctggcgcttgctggactttcttgggcgccctgacgccttcttcacaacaattgaacctctctccttgaagttcttgatgatccgataaatggttggtttaggtgcaatcttactagcagcaatatccttgcctgtgaagccctttttgtccAAAGCAAagatgacagcacgtgtttccttgcaggtaaccatggttaacagaggaagaacaatgatttcaagcaccaccctccttttaaagcttccagtctgttattctaactcaatcagcatgacagagtgatctccagccttgtcctcgtcaacactctcacctgtgttaacgagagaatcactgacatgatggcagctggtccttttgtggcagggctgaaatgcagtggaaaagttttttggggattaagttcattttcatggcaaagagggactttgcaattaattgcaattcatctgatcactcttcatgacattctggagtatatgcaaattgccatcatcaaaactgaggcagcagtctttgtgaaaatgtgtatttgtgtcattctcaaaacttttgaccacgactgtactgtgtGAATGtagctacccactgggcacacactggttgaatcaacgttgtttccacgtcatttcaatgaaattacattgaaccaacatggaatagacattgaattgacgtctaatagacattgaattgacgtctgtgcccagtgggtatcaACTTCTGTACTGCTGGAGTGCTGGGGAAGTTGGGACTCTCAGGAGTGTAGGCGTGCTTGAATGAACTGCcaatcatattgctcaaatacaaATAGCACAACTTTTCTGTGTGTAGTCTTCAATTATGTAGTCTTCAACGGCATTCAATGATGCGCTGAGAAGGAACTGGCCTGGTCGGTGCTGCTGCTTTGAAAGTGGTGTGAAAAGTACTTCGAAAAGTACTGGTGAAAGTGCCACACGTTTTCCGGCGGCTCTGAGtgacactagctaggtttccattccattggcgacagattttcatgcaaatattctagaatccgcataaataaataaaaaatcgtATTTTCCCACCAGTTGTATGTTTCCACCAAATTAACTTGTTGCGGATAAGAATCTGTGTGTTATgacagtgcacacaaaatgtactttttcgcttaagttttcatgtaccgaataaaagtCCAAAAtgcaatgtgtttccatcgcattttcaactccaccgatagttttgtcacaaaaacttttgcattaaatagcaaatgtccctactctggtcttggcacctgcATAGATACAGTGCGGGTTGGCTGTGCTGGGTTGGCTAGTCTATATGATGAGATTGTTATGGATAATAGCGAGAATATtagtatttgtcaaacggcagtcaagcgtcaatcatcatgtcaccagaataagaccctcgatatttattggaaagcgaatcaagctcatcaccgtgcattTTCACCACCCTGTTAAGTTCATCATAACTAAACTAGTTATGCGGGAAATGTCGGTGGAAaggcctttatgcgcaaatattgatataatcaccatcatatcgaagtacatttggagtcacgcgatgatatggtgtgtggccCTCCCACTACGCCTCagaaaaccatgcagtttattagactACAGATTCAATAAATTGTATGAATGGTTTCCTGAGGCGTAGTGGGAGCACCACgtaccatatcatcgcgtgaatccacatttacttcgatatgatggtggtgattatatcaatatttgcgcataaaggcgtttccgcCGACATTTCCCGCATAATTAATTGTACCTACACAAAGaccccaccatgtcgaacgaacaaattagctgccggcatttataaaattacaCCGAAACTTCCAGTTTCCATCACAGCAgtcgtgattttttaaaaatacgatatgactttactcgcaGGGAGGGAAACGTGGTTATTGACAACAATTAAGATTGAAGGGAGTATTTTTTCTCAAGCATCATGCAAGGTCGAGCTGACACAGTAGGTGGTGGCATGCACCTTAAACGTTTGTTCGTGGAACGCCattataccatagaagaagaagaaggtcgCGCTGATGATGCCTGACCACAgtgatagatagaggactctagggcccaaaagcctgttttagcatgggcagctcCATTGAGGTCTTTCACCATTTTTAAGTATgctgggacttcctatgggttaaggaaggatcacataattccatccaggtcatcaggagggatcagccaatgattTATATTCATGAGAAAACATTCCATATCTGTAagtggcagtaaatcaccaaccttggctttatacctgttcaaacaacacactatAGGTGGCTGTATGCaacctttcagtttgtttaccaactcatagaagtagtagaagaagacaattgactacttcaaaatggagattgtGCTGCATATGTGTTCACGGTTTCCACTTGttttccacagccacaaagtcaaaattggctatatcctAATGTGATATTATGGCTATATAATGTaaacaaacatttgctttttgttcttaatttaaggttaggcataaggttagcagtgtggttaaggttaggtttaaaatcagattaagaagataaattgtagaaaattggcggggtttatgactttctggctgtggtaactagaACGGCTATCGCAGACGCCGTATAGGACATATACAATGTTGCGTTCTTTAGCTAACTATCTCTACATGACTATATAACCTGACCCCTCCAACCTCCCACGCTCCACCCCCTGGCGGTCAATCAATCATGTTCACGTAGTTGATTCCTCCCACCTGCTTTGGTCAAGGCACGTGTTggtaaaagtttttttttttatcaacagAGATTGATTCGCTGTCATTAGCTTTAACTTTGCTTGATACATTGCAACAACAAGCATAGCAAGTGTTGTTTAGCAAGATGACAATGGACGACTTTCAATTCATGGATAGCTTCAAGAGAAAGCGCATCAAATTGACCCTCAAGACTGCGACTTTCCTTGGCATTGTTCAGCGGATCAACGCCAACAAAACGGTGATTTTAGAGGACGGTAAGATAAAATGAATGCACTGACTTACATTATCTTGATTGAACTATTGTTCAGTTTCACATGCTCATATTTTTGCTCAAAATCTGCACGGTATCTGATCACAATCAGTTCAGCTAGTTTGCTatggtagctaacgttagttagccagCAGAGGCAGGTTTTCAGGAAAGCTGTGCGCATGTGCCAGTTACTGACCTGgacccggtttcccaaaagcatcttcaatcaatcaaatgtatttataaagccatttttacaacagcagatgtcacaaagtgcttatacagaacccAGCCTAAAATCACAAAGATTTAGAAGCACGGtgactaggaaaaactccctaaaaAGGCatgaacctaggaagaaacctagaggaaccaggctctaaAGGGTGgcctttctgagtcaaaatgcaagacAGATCCACTgctaagatttttttttttttacatgacttaaaaaacttaagcctatgcaacattaagcaattaaaaacagttctgtagaaATTAGGtgtgtgcagtaggctataggtccaacacattatcactgcatattggctatgccTGAATTCTTTTCAGAccatttttaaattatatttcaaaatgttaggtatatgatcacactggtaatatataatttgttgtattacttgtgaggcatggctgagtgagcataatattttattttttactggaCTGACTGCCTGTATCTGATGgccagtctgaggggagggatggagcagcggtgaggctgcctctcacctgaCTCatagtccctcctctctctctccctccgctgagaaaaggggacacagtcttccagctgatggcgaaacttaagtcgcactgcattatttctgcctcatacACCAATtcatgttactcctatgaccagagaaagtgaaatattccttgatgtAAAATACACAAGCCACAACTAATAACAATGCAAGCTTATCGAAACACTTTGCTATACTGATTCATTGCAACTGCAGTGCTGGTTATAGCATGAGTGGAAGTAGGGATAAtgtgcattttatggcttataaaactgttgaacaaagtgttgacagtgttgAATAACAACATGAACTTAttaaaacagcagctctttgctgtatttgttgagtctctctctagtcatggttttaaaagtgtTGAAATCTCACAtgatcaactttgctgtgcgttcaaggattctttttacagtctattgCTCGAGGAAGGTgtgcagacacggtgatctgagctatctgattggccagcggtaggcctatatgtgcacttgatttgctctctgggcctgcctgGTAGGCAGAGTTTTACCTTCAGATAcataggtcccgtgtagctcagttggtatagcatggcacttgcaacgccagggttgtgggttcgtttcccacgggggggccagtatgagaaaaaaaaaaaaatgtatgcactcactaactgtaagtcgctctggataagagcatctgctaaatgacttaaatgtaataaaatgggaacactttgcctacccggcgctagggctgctgaatcaagtgcacctaccaccaacagcgcGTAAacgtttggtgatcgactaggaatgtctTGGAGACCAGTTGGTGACCGCTGTTATAGAGAATGCaccaggtcagcacctcaggagtaaatgtcagtgggcttttcatagccgagcattcagaggtcgagacagcaggtgcggtagaggaagagagagggtcgaaacattaggtccgggacaaggtagcacgtctggtgaacaggtcagggttccatagccgcaggcagaacagcagaaactggatcagcagcacgatcAGGTGgaacggggacagccaggagttatcaggccaggtagtcctgaggcatggtcctagggctcagattctccgggaggggagagagggatggaaaattagagggagcatacttaagatcACACAGAACACCAAGGCTAAATGAATTGTTAGAACCTTCATAGCATCATTAAATCTCTGAgttgtttcccaaaaccattgttgttaatgttgcacttgaaaacgctcgtaatctaatgcctgcctcagaccacttgtagaacagctaAGGGAGTTGTCAGATGCTTTATACacatctccgctaaacatagaatcacattgGTTAGCCGTCTCTCTGTGACTGccaataacttcagaacaaagtttaCTACAAAGTttccaatgtctttgcaattgacaCAAACAAGAGACGTATAAAAAATATgattcaaatgaaaaccgagatgactgtattcaaatataaacagtaggctataggcttaTTTCAATAAAGCTAATTTTCAATCAAgttttattttgctacttgtctgtaatttgtctcaatatagtTAATGATGTGTAGCCTGATATGtgtgcaatgatgtgccaaatcagtGATTTAGAGCATTTTTATTGCATTAGCATAAGGTGCtgcaatatttgcagccataggtggtCAAATCTCTATAGGAGCTGATCCAtcatcagtattgtgaaataattgtaattttaaggaaagatttgaatggagaaagctgatccgagagcagcaatCCCTTTCTTTTGATCCTCTCAGTATCGACTCATGCTCCAACAATGCACTTAGCGACCATTCTCtctgtggtgttttgggaaacgcatgttacatctttGGCCGTTGTAGGAATGATGCATTGTAAACCCTCGTAAtcctaaattccatcgctatcgggaaaccgtcCCTGTGCTGCCAGTGTGTATTTATTCCATATAGCTAGCTAGGATTTGACTGTTGCATTAAAGTTAGTAATCTGCAATGTATGAGTTTAATCTTTTTCAGTTGTGGATGTCAAGAATGGAAGGAAATTCCCTGGAGTGAAACTATTCTTTGGACATGAAATTCTGAATGGTAGGCGGCCTGAATCATGGAAACATGCACTTTATTTCTGTCATTATCACTAGCTAGCTTTACAAGTTGAATATAATAATATCTGGTCATCTGCTATGTATAACTATTAGCTACCCTTCTATCTTTCAGTGGAATTTCCAAATGTAACAAAGACTGACCGGTATGTCCGATATTGACATAATTACAATTAGTGAATGGGTGAAAGATCATCTAACCATGGAATCATTCTTTGTATGCATCTATCATATTTTGCAATAGTTGACTTTGCTCACGGATGAATTAATGTCTCATTAGTATTGCATGcaataatacaaaaaaactgaCACACTGCTCTTTGGCTCAGAGAGAACTCCAGTGACCACAGACCTGAAGGTCACCTGACTGTGGCAGAGTTCCAGCCTTACAGGAAGAGTCTCATACTGAGTGAGTTGACCTCAGTTTAAATACTATATTGTACAATTTTAGTTAATAGAAGCCATAGATTTGCATCATTAGCTTTTCGTTAGGTAGCTTAAATGATCTATGTAGCTCTACAAATAGATGTCTCCCAACCTCAGATGAAGATGACGAGAGCCATGTCAACTTTGTGGTCATTGATGAGTTCCATGAGAAGTTTGGTCCTGCTGTAAGTACCTAACCCTCACAATCACTGTTTCATATCACTTTGCCCCTGTGTGTAAGCTTCACATTACATAGCCTATTGGCATACAGATGTGGATAACATTTCTGAGGAAAATGAATCTGTAGTGTGAGCCTAAGGAGGTGTGTGCCCTGTGTTGTGTCCTGTGGGCGTATGGAATGAACTCTAGTACCTTGCTTGGTCATGACCTCTCCACAATAGGTGATGCTCATCCGGAAGCAGCAGGTGATTGGGATAGGAGCTGACGGGGTCGGGACGTTTCAGCACGAGAGACTCTGTTGGCTACAGGTGAGAAAAGAGACAGATCCTACCTAGGCTTTTAGATATGCATTTTCTATTTAACACAATCTATTACTTTTCATCTTTGGAAATTTGAACTACTGAACTATGTCCTATCTTCTTTGTAGATTGCCACTAAGAACACGGTGTACCTCTTTGACATCCTGTTGCTTGGAGCCCGGGCCTTCAAGAACGGCCTGTCCATGATCCTGGAAAATAGCCACATATTAAAGGTGAGTAATTTAGACAGGAGAGTTTGACATATTATCCCATTTCACTTCTACCTCATGCAATTTCACCTCTGTCTGTATATGTATGTTGTTCAGGTCACTCATGACTGCCGGAGCCTCGCTGGATCTCTGATGGCTCAGTTTGGAGTAAATCTCACCAACATCTTTGACACACAGGTTCCGTACTGTAGAGTGTGCAGACTAAACTTTGTTGTCGTTCTATGAATGAATTCTTACTGACCTGTAGGCTTCATACCAAGTGTTGTCCTGCCTGCCTTATCACTGCAACATATTCATGTTATTTCTCCATAGGTGGCAGATATCCTGTGCTTCTACACAGAGACCGGTGGCTTCCTGCCAGACAGGGTCAGTACCCTACAGGAGGTGGTGAGCCTACATCTGAAGATGTCCTCGTCACAACTCTCCTCTCTCAACATCAAGTCTCTGCTCACCAAGGTACAGAACCCTAAAGGAGGGAACATAGCACAACAGTATGAATGTGAtgtttgtgtgtatctgtgtgtgtctgtgtctcagtgGGACAGAGCGCTGTTGGAAGACTTGTATGTGTTGAAGGTGTGTCTGTACTAAACCTGTATCTGTGTATCTTTACTATACCTGTAGGAGGACAAAGCGGTGTGGTACGTGCGTCCCTGCCCTTTGTCCCTGCTGAAGGTCATGGCCCTGTCGGTGATCCACCTGCAGCCTCTGAGACTGGTGCTGCTGGATGCCCTCATGGCTGACTACACAGGCCTGGTGGACTCCTACCTCAGCGGTAGCCGGGAGGAACCTGTCCACATGCAGAACGTCGGCTCGGTGAGCCACTGAGCTTCACAAACATGACCCAACACACAACCACCCAGATAAACAAAGTACTTACATCCTCAAATGTCCAGAGTCACTTACTCATTACTGTACATTTGACAAATGGCAATGTTGAGAGAATATTTAGTGACATAAAACTGAATAGATCTCCATGGCAGTAATTATCTGAGATATAAATGTCCCAGTGTGTTGTGTTGAGATGATATAGAAGCTCAtgggcagctgtgtgtgtgtgtgtctgtctacagAGCAGTGTTCTGGAGCTGCCCAGGGAGCTGCGGGCGTTGGAGCACATGCGTCAGGTGCGCCAGAAGTGGGCCATCGACCGTTACCCTATCACTGAGCAGGGCCTGCTGGAGCGCTCCAACCCCAGACCCCTTCCCCCTTCACAGAATGGCCAGAACACAGCCACCCAAAGACAACCAGACCCCCCTGTCCCCACAGCAGTGGAGCCTGTAGTCCTAGCACCAGTACCAGGGCAGGGCCCAGCAGAGACACCCCGTACCAGCAATACCCTGTGGGCCTCTGACCTCCATGCTATGACCAGTGCCCTGACCCAAGAGGCTGGAGTCCTCAGGCCAGTGGCTCCATCAGGAGCACCAGGACTCTTGGAGATAGTGATGGACACAATGGCAGGCAGAGGGAGGTCCCTGTTGAAAGACCCAACGCCACCCGCCCTCCCTGTGTTCCCCTCCCTGGGAAGAGGCCTGGCTCTCCCGATACCAGCAGCCCAGGTCCCCAAGGAGAGCCCCGGAGCCCTGAAGACCCAGGCCCCAGTGGGGAGGGTAGAGGTGCCTGTCCCCCCAGGCCCAAGACCCAGCCCAGTACAGCCATTTGAAAACATCCCTGGTGCAGGGAGAGGCCTCTTCATCCAGAAACCCCAAggtctcacctctcctctcagtctctcatTCAGTTCATTTAGAAAGAGCCACCTGTGATTGTGAAGGGTTGGTTCAAAATTACTTTTGTAAATTTTTATTCTACAAAGACCACTAGATGGCGGTAAATTGTCAATTTTGTTTGCAATATAAATTGCACcaatgtttggggggggggggtcttttTCGTTAAATGCTTTTCTATTTCAAATTAAAATAGTACAGTATCAAATTATAATTGGATGAGAGATATTTCGAAAATTGTGTGTCATGGTATCTGGTTAACCTGTTGTACATTTGTTTATTTAAGCTTCTATTTTTAAGTTTACTTAAATTGCTGTTCAGCACTTGTTCCTTTACAAAGTTAAATTAACACCAGTTCAATACTCTGCTTATTGTGATtctgtctttttctctttctGGCCTGATTTGCGTGAGTAATGGTACATTCTGAATCTGTGTTAAGTGCAGTCATTTCACTTGGTAATGAGGTCCTCGGCGTACAGGGAATATTCTGCCAGGCTACAGCCTGATATTGTCCAACTCATTCCTTTGATAACAATACAGAACATAGTGTATGAATCCATACCAGCCCACACCTGGACGATGATCTATGCAGCACCAGCAGAATTATAATTCAGCCAAATGAAGCACATGAAGTCCAAATATTCTGGACATGAAAAACATTTTATGATTAATTAATTTcacatttttttcttctcaaagtCCAATAGGCAGTTGTGTAGAACATACGCTACTACAGAATAAAGTACCC from Coregonus clupeaformis isolate EN_2021a chromosome 29, ASM2061545v1, whole genome shotgun sequence encodes the following:
- the exd1 gene encoding piRNA biogenesis protein EXD1 isoform X2, which encodes MTMDDFQFMDSFKRKRIKLTLKTATFLGIVQRINANKTVILEDVVDVKNGRKFPGVKLFFGHEILNVEFPNVTKTDRENSSDHRPEGHLTVAEFQPYRKSLILNEDDESHVNFVVIDEFHEKFGPAVMLIRKQQVIGIGADGVGTFQHERLCWLQIATKNTVYLFDILLLGARAFKNGLSMILENSHILKVTHDCRSLAGSLMAQFGVADILCFYTETGGFLPDRVSTLQEVVSLHLKMSSSQLSSLNIKSLLTKEDKAVWYVRPCPLSLLKVMALSVIHLQPLRLVLLDALMADYTGLVDSYLSGSREEPVHMQNVGSSSVLELPRELRALEHMRQVRQKWAIDRYPITEQGLLERSNPRPLPPSQNGQNTATQRQPDPPVPTAVEPVVLAPVPGQGPAETPRTSNTLWASDLHAMTSALTQEAGVLRPVAPSGAPGLLEIVMDTMAGRGRSLLKDPTPPALPVFPSLGRGLALPIPAAQVPKESPGALKTQAPVGRVEVPVPPGPRPSPVQPFENIPGAGRGLFIQKPQGLTSPLSLSFSSFRKSHL
- the exd1 gene encoding piRNA biogenesis protein EXD1 isoform X1; translated protein: MTMDDFQFMDSFKRKRIKLTLKTATFLGIVQRINANKTVILEDVVDVKNGRKFPGVKLFFGHEILNVEFPNVTKTDRENSSDHRPEGHLTVAEFQPYRKSLILNEDDESHVNFVVIDEFHEKFGPAVMLIRKQQVIGIGADGVGTFQHERLCWLQIATKNTVYLFDILLLGARAFKNGLSMILENSHILKVTHDCRSLAGSLMAQFGVNLTNIFDTQVADILCFYTETGGFLPDRVSTLQEVVSLHLKMSSSQLSSLNIKSLLTKEDKAVWYVRPCPLSLLKVMALSVIHLQPLRLVLLDALMADYTGLVDSYLSGSREEPVHMQNVGSSSVLELPRELRALEHMRQVRQKWAIDRYPITEQGLLERSNPRPLPPSQNGQNTATQRQPDPPVPTAVEPVVLAPVPGQGPAETPRTSNTLWASDLHAMTSALTQEAGVLRPVAPSGAPGLLEIVMDTMAGRGRSLLKDPTPPALPVFPSLGRGLALPIPAAQVPKESPGALKTQAPVGRVEVPVPPGPRPSPVQPFENIPGAGRGLFIQKPQGLTSPLSLSFSSFRKSHL